AGAGAAAACAATCAGCCGCGAAGGTTTTTTAATTCCGGAAATTGAAATTTTGTTGATATTGAAATTGTACGCATGGAGTGCTCGGCGCGGGTCTGCTAAAGGGCAAAAAGACGAATTGGATATTTTTAGTTTATTGTTTTTGCCGGAATTTAATTGGCAAAGATGTCTTGATTATACGCGAATTTTTCACCTTGAAAATTATAATGATTTTTTAATTGAATTGGTCAAAAAAACAAAAGAGATAAAAGAACTTGGCGTTAATCAGCAGAAAATGGCAAAAATCCGCAAGAAAATTTTGGGGTTTTTTACGCAATGACTGCAAGAATACTGCCCCAGCAAGTCCATCTTACATTATTTAACGATCATAGAATTGTTCCATCGCTGATTTATGCTGATATAGCTGATCGATACTGATATTAAAATACTGATATAATTAGGAGCGATGAACAAAGTTGATGCCTGCTTTAATAGTTATAATGTTATCGGCGGAAGCATAAAGGAAAAAATTATTGAGCGGGCTCTGATAAAAGAGCTGGTTAGCTAGGGGCTGTCTCTGAAAAATCAAAAAATAGACATATAATAACGAGAAAATCGGCTCTTATTCCCCCGATATAATTATCAATGAATCCATTGTTATAGAATTAAAATCCAAGTCGTTTCTAACAAAAGAAGATGAAAAACAATTTAAAGGTTTAGAATACAAGTTGGACTTTCTTATTAACCGTAAAAATTAGTTATTAAGAGATTTATCCATAGTTAAAAGTTATCAGCATAAATCAGTGTTAGTAAATAATTAGCGTTAGTAAATAATTTGTGTTATAATAACAAAATGATGACAACTCTTCCGGCTATATTTAAATCATTGCTATGGTCTTATGATTTTAATAAGTGCGACCCAATGGCAATTAAGAAAACAGTGATTAAACAAGCCTTGAATTATGGCACTATGGAGCATTGGAGGTGGATTAGCTCGTTTTACGGAGACGAACAGATTCGTGATGTTTTATCTCATATCCAAGTCACGGAAATTAATCCCAAAACGCGAAAACTTGCGGAGATAATTTTTAATTTCAATTCATGGAATTATGCACCAAGAGGCGTTAAATAATAACACTAGGGCCTTATGGGAGAAGTGCGGTTTTTTGGATAACTGTTATCTTGCGGGTGGCACGGCTCTCGCTTTTCAAGTCGGTCATCGTCAGTCCTTTGATTTGGATTTCTTTTTTAACGCACCGATAAAAAAAACGTTGATTCAAACAGTTGAAGAAAAATTTGGGACAGCAGTCGCACCGTCTGTTAAAACCGCGGGTGAATTAACAGTGCTGATTTCGGGAGTAAAGGTAACTTTCCTGTATTATCCGTTTCCGTTGTTGGATAAGACGGTGTCAACCGATATAGTGCCGCTTGCGAGCGTTCGCGATATTGCTTCTATGAAAGCGTATACCCTAGGCCGCAGGCAATCGCTTAAAGATTACGCTGATTTATATGTTATTCTTTCTAAAAATTTGGTCTCGCTTAGCATGATAATAAAAGATGCTAAACAAATATACGGCGAAGCGTTTAATGACCGCCTATTTCTTGAACAGCTATTGTATACTGACGATCTTGAGAAAGAGCCGATTAATTGGCTCGTGAAAAGCATATCAGAAGAAAAAATGAAAGAGTTTTTTGAAAATCTTGTCAGAGAAGAGAAAGGGGAGCTATGGCTATCAAGCTAACCAGTTGTTCAAGCCAAGGAACATAATTGACAGTTAATTAATTGTAATTTTGCGTCCATAACTCCCGATAAATTGTTGTTGAGTTTGGCATTAACAAATCGCATCAGAGCATCAACCTACTCTCTTTTTTTAATCCTCCGTGATCTGGCTAACCGTATGCGTTGCTTTTTTGCCATTCTAAAACGATCGCATACGCTTGAGTCGGGTTTTTCTTGCACATTTGTTGAAATAAATTAAAATAAATAGTAATATGATTATTATGAAAATTATTTATAACCGGGCAATAAAAATATTACTTCTATCTTTATTGGTTTTTTCCCTTTCCTCAACTCCCACTTATGCGTTAGTTGAAGGGTCTATTACTAATTTTAATGTGGAGAGTTCTCACGACCTTAATAGTCGTTCACAGCTATCTGCAATACTGCAAAGAATTACCAATAGGATTAACTTTTATGTTGAAAGTAATTGGTGGCATGGCTTAACCAATTCCAGAAGATCCGATTTGTTAAATAGTATGAGTATTTTAAGCAATGAGTTTGAGAATAGAATTTATCCGCTTTTGACTTCTGAGTTTGGACTTGATCCAATTCATCCAGTTGACCGAAGCGGTAGGACCAGTGTTCTTTTTCATCGAATGAAAGCTAATATCGGCGGTTATGTTAATACCGGAGATTTTTTCACTGTCTTTCAGGCTCCTCGTTCTAATCAAAAGAATTTAATATATATTAATTCAAATTTTATTGACTCTGCTTTTATAAAAGGGTTTTTGGCTCATGAATTTATGCACGTGATAACCATGGCTCAAAAAGAAAAGAATCATAACATTCAAGAAGAAATTTGGCTCAATGAAGCAAGAGCTGAATATGCATCAACCTTTTTAAATTATGATAGTAAAGCAGCCAACAATATTTTAAGAAGAAAGAATGCCTTTATTAATAATTCTCATTTCTCTTTAACCGAATGGCTTAATAGGTCCGGAGATTATGGAATTGTAAATGTCTTTACTCAGTACTTAGTTGATCATTACGGAGTAGATATTCTTTCTGATTCTTTAAAGTCTAATAAAACAGGGATTGAAAGTATTAACTTTGCCTTAAAGAAGAATGGGTTTGTGGAAAACTTTTCTGATATTTTCACTGATTGGACAATAGCTGTTTTAGTAAATGACTGCTCCTTGGGATCAAAGTATTGTTTCAAGAACAATAATTTAATTGATTTAAGGATTGTTCCTTCAACTACTTTCCTACCCACTGAACATGGGAGCTCACTATCTTCAAGGAGTGCTACTAAGAATTGGGCTGGTAATTGGCATCGATTTGTAGGGGGTAAGGGGAATTTAAGGTTAGATTTTTCTCTTGAAGACAACCAGAATTACCGAATGCCGTATCTGTTATGTGTTACTGAAAGTAATTGTTCGGTATATTTTGCTGAAATTAAAAATGACGGAAGGTCAGTTATTGAAATTGAAGACTTTGGAGATAAATACTTTTCTTTGACCATTATGCCTTCAGTTCAGCATAAAATGAGTGGATTTAACGGATCTGAAGCAAACATCTTCTATAACTGGACTATTGTAACTGAATTTGTTGAAAATATACCAGACCCAACTCTTCAAGAGCTTTTAAATACCATTCAGACATTAACTCAAGAGGTTGAAAGGCTTAGAGGATTATTATTAGCAAGGAGAAACAACCAGTCTTGTTCTTTAACCGTTAATCTTTTTGTTGGAGTTTCTAATCCTGATCAAGTCAGATGCTTGCAACAAATATTAAGAGACCAAGGTCCAGGTGTTTATCCAGAGGGACTGGTAACCGGCAGATTTCTTTCTTTAACCAGAATGGCCGTTATTCGTTTTCAGGAGAAATATGCTTCTGAAGTTTTAACACCACTTGGGTTGACTTCTGGGACTGGATTTGTTGGCCAGAAGACAAGGGAAAAAATGAATCAACTTTCAAGGTAATTTTATCATTATTGTGATATAATAATCGTATGAACGAAGAAATAAATAAGATAATGGAGATTCCCGGGAATACTAAAGGAGCCGTTATTCTTGCCGATTTAGAATACATTAGAAGAAAGGCTGGTCAAGAAAGTTTAGATAAAATAGAGGAAGCTTTGGCAAAGCTTGGTCACCCTATTGATTTCAAAAGCATTCGTCCCTTTGAGGAATACAAAGAGGCTCACATTGTTTCTGTATATGTTCTTTTAAGAGATATGCTTGGATGGAGCGAAGAAGATATTGAAAAGATGGGTGAGGATTCAGCAAAAATATCTTCAGTTGTTAGAATTTTTGTGAAGTTTGTACCTTTTTCCAAGATTGTCAAAGAAGGCTCTAGGTACTGGAGCCAACACTTTGGTTTTGGATTTTTGGAAGTGGAAAGTAATGAAGTTGAAAAATCTTTAAAAGTAATGGTAAAAGGGTATAATTTTCATCCTTTGGCCTGTGCTTGCCATCGGGGATATTTTAGAACTATGGCTCATTTCTTAATAAACGGAAAAGATATTGATTTAAAAGAAGTGAAATGCACACATAGGGGCGATTCACATCACGAATATTTAATAACATGGAAGTAACAGATAAAAAAAGCTTGAAAGATGAAATTCAAGCCATATCTGAAACAAAAGGGAATGTTAAGGGAGAACTTCTTCGTTCCTATTTCAAGTACATAAAAATAAAGGAAGGTGATGAGGGGGTGGCTAAAGTAGAGAAAATGACAAAAGAGATTGGTTTTTCTTTTAAAGGAAGCGATATCATGCCTTTTCATTGGTACCCAGCCTTCTATGAGCCAATGATTGTTCTTGCAGCCAAAGAGGCCTTTAACTGGACCGATGAAGATGTTTTTGAATTAGGATTCAACATCGTTAAATTTTCTCTTTTAGTCAGAACAATGTTGCAACTCTTTGTTTCGCCAGAAAAACTTTTC
The nucleotide sequence above comes from Candidatus Nealsonbacteria bacterium. Encoded proteins:
- a CDS encoding peptidoglycan-binding protein: MKIIYNRAIKILLLSLLVFSLSSTPTYALVEGSITNFNVESSHDLNSRSQLSAILQRITNRINFYVESNWWHGLTNSRRSDLLNSMSILSNEFENRIYPLLTSEFGLDPIHPVDRSGRTSVLFHRMKANIGGYVNTGDFFTVFQAPRSNQKNLIYINSNFIDSAFIKGFLAHEFMHVITMAQKEKNHNIQEEIWLNEARAEYASTFLNYDSKAANNILRRKNAFINNSHFSLTEWLNRSGDYGIVNVFTQYLVDHYGVDILSDSLKSNKTGIESINFALKKNGFVENFSDIFTDWTIAVLVNDCSLGSKYCFKNNNLIDLRIVPSTTFLPTEHGSSLSSRSATKNWAGNWHRFVGGKGNLRLDFSLEDNQNYRMPYLLCVTESNCSVYFAEIKNDGRSVIEIEDFGDKYFSLTIMPSVQHKMSGFNGSEANIFYNWTIVTEFVENIPDPTLQELLNTIQTLTQEVERLRGLLLARRNNQSCSLTVNLFVGVSNPDQVRCLQQILRDQGPGVYPEGLVTGRFLSLTRMAVIRFQEKYASEVLTPLGLTSGTGFVGQKTREKMNQLSR
- a CDS encoding nucleotidyl transferase AbiEii/AbiGii toxin family protein, with translation MHQEALNNNTRALWEKCGFLDNCYLAGGTALAFQVGHRQSFDLDFFFNAPIKKTLIQTVEEKFGTAVAPSVKTAGELTVLISGVKVTFLYYPFPLLDKTVSTDIVPLASVRDIASMKAYTLGRRQSLKDYADLYVILSKNLVSLSMIIKDAKQIYGEAFNDRLFLEQLLYTDDLEKEPINWLVKSISEEKMKEFFENLVREEKGELWLSS